Sequence from the uncultured Draconibacterium sp. genome:
CATATGTTTTGCTTTACGAACAGGATTTCTACGACCTAACAAAGGCTTATCTTAAAAAGTGCTACGAAGAAAAAGTGGTACACACCGAGATATTTTTCGATCCGCAAACACATACTCAGCGCGGCGTTCCGTTTGAAAATGTAATTAACGGTATTTTGCAGGCCTGTATCGATGCCCGTGATGAATGGGGCATTACTTACCGCCTTATTCCAAATTTTTTGCGTCACCTGAGTGAAGAAGATGCTATCAAGACCTTTAAAGAATCGCTGCGTTTTGGCGAACTTTTTACAGCTTATGGTCTCGATTCCAGCGAAAAAGGTCATCCACCGGCCAAGTTTAAAAAGGTTTTTGAGATGGTACATGCCGAAGGATTCCTGACAGTGGCACATGCCGGCGAAGAAGGCCCGGCACAGAACGTTTGGGATGCAATAAATATGCTAAAAGTCGCGCGTATCGATCATGGTGTTCGCTCGATGGATGATCCTGAATTATTGGATGAACTGGCGCGGACAGAAATGCCCTTAACCGTTTGTCCGCTGTCGAACCTAAAGTTAAAAGTGGTGAATGATATGGTTGATCACCCTTTAAAAAAGCTTCTGGATCATAACATTGTAGCTACAGTCAATTCCGACGATCCGGCGTATTTTGGTGGTTATATGAATGCCAATTTTAATGCTGTAACCGAAGCGCTTAATCTTTCCAACGAAGATATCGTAAAGCTGGCAGTCAATTCGTTTAAAGCCAGTTTCCTTCCGGATGAAGAGAAACAAAAGTGGCTGAATGAGATTGATAAGCTGAAATTCTAATTGTGAATATTGAATGATGATTAACGAATTACGAATGTGAAGTACATTTAACAGAACTCGTTCGGGCTATCATAACGATCTATATTCAAAATTCGTTAATCTAAATTCATCATTCAGGTTTTAAAGTCCCCTTCAGGGGATTTAGGGGTAAAAATTTTCCGACTACCTGTTATCAATTCGCTCCGGATTCAAATCATGATTTTGCATACGAAACCAGGCCATCTCTTCGTATTTCGTCCCCGGTTTTCCGTAGTTTGAAAACGGATCGATGCTGAGGCCTCCACGTGGCAAAAATTTTCCCCATACTTCAATGTATTTTGGATTCATCAAAGCGATCAGATCTTTCATAATAATATTGATACAATCCTCGTGAAAAGCGCCATGGTTGCGGAAACTGAACAGATAAAGTTTAAGGCTTTTGCTTTCCACCAACTTTTCATCAGGAATATAGCTGAGGTAAATGGTAGCAAAATCGGGCTGCCCGGTAATGGGGCACAAACTGGTAAACTCCGGGCAGTTAAATTTTACCCAGTAGTCATTTTCAGGATGCTTGTTATCAAACGATTCCAATACATCAGGACGGTAGTTAAAATCGTAATTCGTTTCGTTTCCCAGGTGTTTTAATTCACTCATTATTCAGTTTTTTTATCCTTTTTTTCCAAATACAACTCTAATCCTTTATTCCGCAGCTCGCAGGCCGGGCACTCACCACATCCTAAGCCCTTTACGCCGTTGTAGCAGGTAACGGTCTCATTTTGTACCAGTTCAAGAACGCCCAGTTCATCTGCCAATTGCCATATCTCGCTTTTGTTCTTCCACATCAGCGGTGTATGAATCTGATACGGATAATCCATTGACAGGTTCAGCGTTTCGTTCAGCGACACGATAAAATCGTTCCGGCAATCAGGATAACCGCTAAAATCGGCCTGACCCACTCCCGCTACCAGGTGGTGTATGTTGTGCACCTTGGCAAAAATGGCGGCGTAAGTTAAAAACAACATATTCCGGCCTTCCACCAGTGTGTTGGGTGGTGTGTCTTCCGGTTTATGGCGGTCAACTTGTATGCTATGGTGCGTTAACGAATTTTGGCTGAGTTGCGAAATCAGATCCATCGGAAAAACCTGCAAAGGTACACCGGCTTTTTCGGCAATCGTTTTTGCCGATTCCAGTTCAATGGCATGGCGCTGACCATAATTAAACGCAATAGCATAGACCTCGTCGAATTCGCGTTTGGCCCAAAACAGGCAGGTGGTAGAGTCCTGACCACCCGAAAAAACCACCAGAGCTTTTTTATCTTCTGCTAATGTCATTTTTGCTTATAGTGTATTAAAGCATTCTTGCAATTCTGCATTCACGTATTCATAAATCAGTCTTTCAATCCTTAAACCTGTCCCAGTTTAAACGGATTATAGG
This genomic interval carries:
- the queF gene encoding preQ(1) synthase yields the protein MSELKHLGNETNYDFNYRPDVLESFDNKHPENDYWVKFNCPEFTSLCPITGQPDFATIYLSYIPDEKLVESKSLKLYLFSFRNHGAFHEDCINIIMKDLIALMNPKYIEVWGKFLPRGGLSIDPFSNYGKPGTKYEEMAWFRMQNHDLNPERIDNR
- the queC gene encoding 7-cyano-7-deazaguanine synthase QueC, producing the protein MTLAEDKKALVVFSGGQDSTTCLFWAKREFDEVYAIAFNYGQRHAIELESAKTIAEKAGVPLQVFPMDLISQLSQNSLTHHSIQVDRHKPEDTPPNTLVEGRNMLFLTYAAIFAKVHNIHHLVAGVGQADFSGYPDCRNDFIVSLNETLNLSMDYPYQIHTPLMWKNKSEIWQLADELGVLELVQNETVTCYNGVKGLGCGECPACELRNKGLELYLEKKDKKTE
- a CDS encoding adenosine deaminase; translated protein: MTSRKQIDLINAIPKAELHVHIEGTFEPELMFTIAERNDIRLKYKSVDDLHSAYQFNNLQEFLDLYYAGAYVLLYEQDFYDLTKAYLKKCYEEKVVHTEIFFDPQTHTQRGVPFENVINGILQACIDARDEWGITYRLIPNFLRHLSEEDAIKTFKESLRFGELFTAYGLDSSEKGHPPAKFKKVFEMVHAEGFLTVAHAGEEGPAQNVWDAINMLKVARIDHGVRSMDDPELLDELARTEMPLTVCPLSNLKLKVVNDMVDHPLKKLLDHNIVATVNSDDPAYFGGYMNANFNAVTEALNLSNEDIVKLAVNSFKASFLPDEEKQKWLNEIDKLKF